In a genomic window of Sphingomonas koreensis:
- a CDS encoding DUF1491 family protein has translation MARLAAGLLVNALVRRVNAAGGSAMVLAKGDAEAGAILVLTLDRGENPAFLERGIGPDGKPALVRSGPAELTGEAAISDYWHRRRSRDSDLWVVELDIAGAERFAAETLTTG, from the coding sequence ATGGCGCGGCTCGCCGCCGGCCTGCTCGTCAACGCGCTCGTCCGGCGGGTCAATGCGGCGGGCGGAAGCGCGATGGTGCTGGCCAAGGGGGATGCCGAAGCCGGGGCGATCCTGGTCCTGACGCTCGATCGCGGTGAGAATCCCGCCTTCCTCGAGCGCGGAATCGGCCCGGACGGCAAGCCTGCGCTCGTCCGCTCCGGCCCTGCCGAACTCACCGGAGAAGCTGCCATTTCCGACTATTGGCACCGCCGCCGGAGCCGCGATTCGGACCTGTGGGTGGTCGAACTGGATATCGCGGGGGCGGAACGGTTCGCCGCTGAAACGCTCACAACTGGTTGA